Sequence from the Pyrobaculum neutrophilum V24Sta genome:
CCTTTTATGCAGGCACAAGCCCTCCTCTACGTATCTCGGCAACAGCTTTAGATACTTCGAGCCGGGGCCGTGTGTTGCGATGTGTCTAACCGCCTCGTCGCACCGCTGTACATACAGCCCGCAGCGGAATCGCTCGCCGGTGACGGATCCTTCAACTACCTCGGCCTCCTTGCCCAGCCTGGTGCCGAGGGAGACGCGCCTCCGCCCCCTCCAGACGCGTAGCGAGGTTTTCACAGCCTTCTCAACAACTGCGTCGAGCGACGGGCATACGAACTGGAGATACGGGGGGTGAAACGGGAGGGGCTGCGCCGTACCTAAATGGGCGGCGAGGGCGGACCAGCCAGCCAGGGCACAGCCCTCCAAGACATATACGGCCTCGGCTGACAACCTAACAGCTCCGAAAAGCAGACACTCCCCTTCTCTAAAGGCGAGTACCATGCACCCTCCGCCATGAAAAATATAGTTTAAATTTAAACACGCCCTAAAGGGCGAAGCTTTCTGTTGTAACTGTAGGAGAGTAGAACTAGGGGAACCTTCAAACTACTATTTTAATAAGGAGTGGGAAGTAGACGAAAAGACAAAAATAACCGTGGAACGAGGCTCCCCTATGCGGCTCCCGGCCTCCCCGGGAGGATCGGAGGCCGTAGGGAGGTCGCTATCGAGTTGATTTTTCCATGGGAGTATACAGAGCGCTCAAGATCAGACTGCCCTATCGCCTAGTCGAGGAGCGGCCGGACGTCCTAGACCTCGCTGTAAGGATGCACCTAGCGGCCGAGGAGTACGCCAGGAGGCTGTTGAAAGAGCTGACGGGGCAGGAGGAGCTGAAGCTGACGCCGGAGGAGCTTGACGCTCTGTTGACGCCGGACAAGAAGGAGTTGGCGCACCGGATAATAGAAGAGACGTTCCCCAAGTACGGCCTCAGGAAGTACTTCATAGACCAGGCCAAGGTGTTCTGGCGCGACGTGGTGTTCCACAGGATGATCCCGCTGAACGCCCAACTTAGGATCGAGAACGAAAGGGACAGGAGCAAAGCCGTCTTCGTCGACCTTAAAAACGGTGTCATCAAAGTGCGGAGGTTAGAGGGGACTTTCGTCATTCGTATCAGGGAAAAGACAGCCAAGTGGATAAGGGAGAGAATAGCGGAGGGGGCCAAGTTGAAGCTCGCCTTTCTCGGCATAGAGAGGCAGAGGGGCAAGAGGGAGCCGACCTACAGAAAGTTCTACGTAGCGCTCGTCTTCGCCAGAGAGGTGACGCCTGTGGAGCCCAGAGGCGTTGTAGCCGTCGATGTGAACCGCCTCGACCACGGAATTGTCGCCGGCCTCCTTGTGGACGGAAAGCTGAGGCATACGCTGAGGCTCCCCGGCGAGCGGGCAATAAAAGAGCTGAAGAGGCTCCACGAGGAGATAAGCCGCCTCGACGAGCGGGCCGCAGGGGAGGCGGATCCCGCAAAAAGGAGGCAACTTGAGGATAGAGTCCGCTACCTCAAGTCCAAGCGGTATAGGAAGATAAGAGGCGTCGTTAAAGACGTCGTTGGCGAGATAATTAAGCTGGCGAGGGAGCATCAAGCCGCCATAGTCGTCGATACGATGGAGGAGGAGACGTACCGGGAGCTCAAGGAAGGGAGCTGGAGTGGAGAGAAGAAGCACCTCCTCGACGGTTTGGGCCAGCTAAGGAGGAGGTTGAAGGAGCTCGCCGAGTGGTACGGACTGCCGTACCTTGAGGAGCGCCTCTACAGCACGGTCTGCCCCCGCTGTGGAGCAGAGATGGAGGAGTTGAACAACAGGCGGATGCGCTGTCCTTCTTGCGGATTCAACGACGACAGAGACAATATCCCGTTGTTGTGGGCCAAGAGGCTGTACAACGAATTGATCGCCAAAGCCGTAGCCGGAGCACAGACTACTTCCGCCCAGATGGCGCTATCTCAGACCCAAAACTAAGGGTTTTTCTATAATTTTTTTCATGGAAGCGAGTCCCGGCCTCGGAGTCCGGCGCAAAGGCGGGGGCGCCGCCAGCCCCCAATGACCCGGGCTCCCTCGCCTGGGGTTGCCCGAGGGCGGCCCTAGGCGTGTCCGAGCCCTCCCGGAGAGGCCGGGCGCCGCAAAGGGGGGCTCCGCCAGATCTTCCACAGCTCCTTATCCAGACCCGCCTGGAGAGCCCTCTTTTTGAGGTAAGATAAGTCGAGCGGCAGTCTGAGAAGCCTCTTCAAGTCATCTATGTCTTTACGCTCGCCGCTGGCAAGCTTTAAGATAACTAGATCCTCCGGGGATGGGATAAAGACGCCTCCCGCCTCTCTACACCTGGAAATAAAGTCGCTGTCTAGCATGAGGGGCGCGTGGTATATATGGACGCCCGCCGCGTCGACGTACAGTCCCCACTTCCTCCACTGCACAGCGTAGCCTGCCCCCCTCAACGCTTCGGTGAGCCTATCCCTCACCTCCACAGTGAACGGCTGATCTATAGCCAGGTCCCAATCGGCCGTGTGCCTCACCACGCCGTAGAACTCCAAAGCCCGGGCCCCGATTAGAAATACCTTAAACCCCATGGAGCGGCATATCTCCACGACCCTCTTGACGCTGGGCGGTAGCCTCAGCTCGCTCACACAGTGTGTTGAAGAGCGCTTTTATATGGTTAAGCGCCGACGGCCCTCTGAGGTTCTGCTTCACCTCAGCGCCGAGCCGTAGCACATCGCTGTGTTCAGCTTCCAGAGGCGGACGCTTCGATATCCACACGGCCGCCCTGTATTTCAAAAAAAATCGGTAGCGTTGCTCAAATTAGCCGAGACATCGAACATCAGGCGGGGAGGGGGTCATCCCGGGGAATACGGCCGCCTCCGCCGAGCGCGCGGGGGGGTCACCCGTGTGCGCATGCGCGTTGCGGCGGCCCCGACTACGAGGGGGAGCTGAAAACGGGAATGTTTTCTCGGCGGGTTTACTTCAGGTATCTTCCTGCAAAGAGCGCTTGTTTTCGGCGGATTCATTTCAAGAAATTTCAGCGACTTCAGCGGAGGCGCCGAAAAAACCTGAAGTAAGTCCCCTGATTTTCGGCGCGCCGTACGGGAGGAAACCTGAAAGGCGTTGTGCAGTGATAAGGGTGGCAGAGACTGGACTGTAATACCTCTGGGCCTACCAAGCAGTTCTGGCGCCACATCAACGGCGGCTGGAGGCTGAAGACACAAGCCCAAGCTGGACGAGAAGCTGGAATTAGGCCAGCTGTTGGGTTTAGCCGCGGCGGGGCCAGCGTTGCGGCTCTACGGAGCTCCTCAACGCCTCCTCATCTTTAAAACGCCAGTGCCCCCTCTTCGCGTCGAGTATGACGATGCCCAGCTCCCCAGCTAGGAAGTCGCTTATTAAAACCTCGTCGATGTAGGGGTTCACGAGTATGTTTACAGAGGCCCGCCTCCCCTCCACTTCGATCTCAGCGCCTGCCTCAATATACACCATCTCAACCTCGCCGCCGCCCGTATCGGCCGACACGACTCTGGCCGACTTGGGAGGCCACAAGCCGAGCCTCCTAGCCACCTCGACGGGAACCGCTACGTCAGGAGCAGAGGACTCAAAGCCGGTGTTTACAAGCGCGGAGGTCTCGACCTCGCGCCTTCCGGCCCTAAGTCTTATCCTCACCCTCAACGCCATAGAAAACACCCACCACCCTCTTCACCCTGATGTAACCTATCTTGATCTGGGGCCTCTTAGCCTCCCTATACGCCTCGAGCAGAAGCTCCACCTCTCGCGGAAGCTCCTCCACAAACAGAGTGTCGTCTATATTTAAAAATTTTGCTAACGGCGGCGTAGAGGCCGCGTGGCTTTTAAACTTCGGCCACACCTAACGCTTTGTGGCAACGCAAACAACAAGCCCCGCCCTTCAGGGCGGGGAGGGGGTCATCCCTCTGAGGCCCAGGTGTGGAGGTGCCACATCTGCGCCTGCCGGCGTGGACGCGGCCCCGCCGGTTTAAATCGTGTCGTCAACGTGGCTGTTCGGACTTAGCCTTCTGCGACACCTCGCGGCGGCGGGCGGCGTTGTAGGGTCCCAGCCCGGTGGCGTTTACCAAAACCTCAACCCTCACCCCCCTGGTGTAGCCAGCCCTCAGCCAGAGGACCTGCTTTTGTGAACCTCGGCTCTGAGACACGCCGTGCGCCTTAGCCACCTCGGCCATGGTGCCCAGCTCGGGAATCCGCTTGCCCTCACCAGCGCCCCCTCGAGGCCGAGGTGTCTAGGTGGTTCCGTCGAGCCCCCGCAAGGGGGGCTTGGGATAAGGTTCGAATCCCGGCCAGGGCTTTTTTACCGGTATGATCCTCAGCGAAGGCAGGTGTTTATGGGCGATTGCCGACGTGTTGCTCAGTTTTCCTGCCGTGTTTTACGTTGTATCTCCGCCGCTGTTGTAGACTTGGAGTATGCAAAGCTTATATATCCCGGCACAGCGGCGGGCGTGATTCTAACTCAAATATTCAGGCTGGCGGGGGTTGTGTTGCTTGTCGCGTTGGCAACCGTGTTTGCGTCTTCCGCGTCGCTTATTGAGAAACGTGGCTCGGTTGTGGTGGAGAACCTGACAGCGCTGACGGACGTCCTAAGGCCTACCTATGTGTTTGACTTGGGTGCATGCTCGGCGTATGTCTACGTGGCGAGGAGTTTCAACGACACAACCCCCATGCTGTTCCTCTCAAGGATGGAGAGGCCTCTGCCGCCGTTCCCATCACACAGCTTTGAAGAGCTTGTGGACGCCGTTCTACCTCTCGTGGGTCCAGAGGTGGAGGTGGAGGTCAGCATCTACGGGGTCTCGGACGCAGGTAGGGGGGCATATCAAGTATCTAAGATCGTGAAAGTAGCCGCTCGCAACTATACAGAGCTTGAGGTTGCTGTAGGCAGGGCGCTTGGGTTGGAAGTCTATAGAGACCCATCCAAGGGGCTTAACGGAAATGGGACTGCGCAGAGTGGCCGACGGGAAATTGC
This genomic interval carries:
- a CDS encoding zinc ribbon domain-containing protein, which produces MGVYRALKIRLPYRLVEERPDVLDLAVRMHLAAEEYARRLLKELTGQEELKLTPEELDALLTPDKKELAHRIIEETFPKYGLRKYFIDQAKVFWRDVVFHRMIPLNAQLRIENERDRSKAVFVDLKNGVIKVRRLEGTFVIRIREKTAKWIRERIAEGAKLKLAFLGIERQRGKREPTYRKFYVALVFAREVTPVEPRGVVAVDVNRLDHGIVAGLLVDGKLRHTLRLPGERAIKELKRLHEEISRLDERAAGEADPAKRRQLEDRVRYLKSKRYRKIRGVVKDVVGEIIKLAREHQAAIVVDTMEEETYRELKEGSWSGEKKHLLDGLGQLRRRLKELAEWYGLPYLEERLYSTVCPRCGAEMEELNNRRMRCPSCGFNDDRDNIPLLWAKRLYNELIAKAVAGAQTTSAQMALSQTQN
- a CDS encoding DUF6036 family nucleotidyltransferase produces the protein MSELRLPPSVKRVVEICRSMGFKVFLIGARALEFYGVVRHTADWDLAIDQPFTVEVRDRLTEALRGAGYAVQWRKWGLYVDAAGVHIYHAPLMLDSDFISRCREAGGVFIPSPEDLVILKLASGERKDIDDLKRLLRLPLDLSYLKKRALQAGLDKELWKIWRSPPLRRPASPGGLGHA